From one Oculatellaceae cyanobacterium genomic stretch:
- the glgP gene encoding alpha-glucan family phosphorylase — translation MTTVETLRSKLPFPLKPLADIAYNYWWSWTSDRISLFQSISPEEWQRCGRNPVALLESASYVRLTQMAKDPTYIKRVKALAQQFHAYMEQKNTWASKVAPQIKPESPIAYFCAEFGIHESLPIYSGGLGILAGDHLKSASDLGVPLVAVGLGYRQGYFQQRLNQSGWQEENYIDNPFERMPVELIRNEQGQPLTIKVEVRQRMVNAQIWLARVGRVKLYLLDTNRDDNDPIDRWLTGHLYGGNQDTRIAQEVLLGIGGVRALQAVGINPSIHHLNEGHAAFCTLEIARNEIQRTGKSFYDVEASVRDRCVFTTHTPVPAGHDVFSSDLMDSYFAHYWPTIGLSREQFLALGARRLGDPWEPFGMTVLALRMCRTANGVSELHGQVSRKMWKILYPERAENKVPIGYITNGVHAPTWTAPLIADLYQEYFGEDWLNNLVDPQMWAKVENIPDEEIWWRHQVLKERLIAHTRYKLKLARQQRHEDQHRIDSVDQLLDPNVLTIGFARRFSLYKRGDLLLRDAERALRIFGNSDRPVQIVFAGKAHPQDEEGKRIIQRLMEWCKHPRILNRVALIEDYDIYTAQKLVQGVDVWLNNPRRPLEASGTSGQKVCFNGGINCSVLDGWWCEGYQADANGKGINGWAIGEDANTSDQELQDRIDSEALYRLLEEEIVPMYYDQDANGVPHRWIKMMKASIKINAPLFNTDRMVADYVTQVYAPGCSSGVKPILASVTA, via the coding sequence ATGACAACAGTTGAGACGCTACGCTCCAAACTCCCTTTTCCTCTCAAGCCCTTGGCAGACATAGCTTACAATTATTGGTGGAGTTGGACAAGCGATCGCATTTCCCTATTTCAAAGCATTAGCCCTGAAGAATGGCAGCGTTGTGGACGCAACCCAGTCGCGTTACTAGAATCTGCCAGCTACGTGCGCCTTACCCAAATGGCAAAAGACCCCACCTACATTAAACGGGTAAAAGCATTAGCACAGCAGTTTCACGCATACATGGAGCAAAAAAATACTTGGGCAAGTAAAGTCGCTCCACAAATTAAGCCAGAAAGCCCAATTGCTTATTTTTGTGCAGAATTTGGCATCCACGAGTCATTACCAATTTACTCTGGTGGCTTGGGTATCTTAGCTGGGGATCACCTAAAATCGGCATCAGATTTAGGTGTACCTCTGGTAGCTGTTGGGCTGGGTTATCGTCAAGGTTACTTCCAGCAACGCTTAAATCAAAGTGGTTGGCAAGAAGAAAACTATATTGACAATCCCTTTGAACGGATGCCAGTAGAGTTAATTAGAAATGAGCAAGGGCAACCCCTGACAATTAAGGTGGAAGTTCGCCAAAGGATGGTTAATGCTCAAATTTGGTTAGCACGAGTTGGTCGTGTCAAGCTTTACTTATTAGATACAAATCGGGATGATAATGATCCCATTGATCGCTGGTTAACCGGACATCTTTACGGTGGTAATCAAGACACTCGCATTGCTCAAGAAGTATTGCTAGGAATTGGCGGTGTCAGAGCGTTGCAAGCAGTGGGGATCAATCCTTCTATTCATCACCTGAATGAAGGTCATGCCGCCTTCTGTACCTTAGAGATTGCCCGTAATGAAATTCAGCGTACTGGCAAATCATTTTATGACGTTGAAGCATCAGTGCGCGATCGCTGCGTCTTCACCACCCACACCCCAGTACCCGCAGGTCACGATGTCTTCTCATCCGACCTGATGGACTCCTACTTTGCTCACTACTGGCCGACAATCGGATTATCTCGCGAACAATTCCTCGCATTAGGCGCACGTCGTCTGGGTGATCCCTGGGAACCATTCGGCATGACTGTTTTAGCTTTGCGGATGTGTCGCACCGCTAACGGCGTAAGTGAATTGCACGGTCAAGTTTCCCGAAAAATGTGGAAAATTCTGTACCCGGAACGTGCCGAAAACAAAGTACCTATTGGTTACATTACCAATGGAGTTCATGCTCCTACTTGGACAGCGCCATTAATTGCTGATTTGTATCAAGAGTACTTTGGTGAAGATTGGCTGAATAATCTTGTTGATCCCCAAATGTGGGCGAAAGTAGAAAATATTCCCGATGAGGAAATTTGGTGGCGGCATCAAGTTCTCAAAGAACGCTTGATTGCTCATACGCGCTACAAGCTGAAACTAGCACGGCAACAACGGCACGAAGATCAACATCGCATTGATTCGGTAGATCAATTACTTGATCCCAACGTCCTAACTATCGGATTTGCCCGTCGCTTCAGTCTTTACAAACGAGGTGACTTACTATTACGGGATGCGGAACGTGCTTTAAGAATTTTTGGCAATTCTGATCGTCCTGTACAAATAGTATTTGCTGGCAAAGCACACCCACAAGACGAAGAAGGCAAGCGGATTATTCAACGGTTGATGGAATGGTGTAAACACCCAAGAATTCTCAACCGAGTTGCCTTAATTGAAGACTACGACATTTACACCGCGCAAAAACTCGTCCAAGGCGTAGATGTTTGGTTGAACAACCCACGTCGTCCACTGGAAGCATCTGGTACAAGTGGACAAAAAGTCTGCTTTAACGGTGGGATTAATTGCAGTGTCTTAGATGGTTGGTGGTGCGAAGGCTATCAAGCAGATGCCAACGGCAAAGGTATTAACGGTTGGGCAATTGGTGAAGATGCCAACACCAGCGATCAAGAGTTACAGGATCGGATTGATTCTGAAGCACTTTATAGATTGCTGGAAGAAGAAATTGTACCAATGTATTACGACCAGGATGCGAATGGCGTTCCCCATCGCTGGATTAAAATGATGAAAGCATCCATTAAAATCAACGCGCCCCTGTTCAATACAGACCGCATGGTTGCCGACTATGTGACTCAGGTATACGCTCCTGGGTGTTCATCCGGTGTCAAACCAATTCTCGCTAGTGTTACAGCATAA
- a CDS encoding glycosyltransferase family 4 protein: MSKIGEADLMKILVLSWEFPPRLVGGIARHVAELYPELVKLGHEVHLITVEFGQAPLYEVVEGIHIHRVPVGHSQDFFHWIGNMNESMGRHGGKLLQEEQRFDLIHAHDWLVGDAAIALKHTFKIPLVATIHATEFGRHNGLHCHTQHYICNKEKQLAYNAWRVIVCTDYMRREVERVLESPWDKIDVVYNGIRPEKKQRHQEFDYWNFRRRFATDDEKIVYYVGRMTYEKGVSVLINAAPKVLWEMGGKAKFVFIGGGNTDHWKRQAWDLGIWDKCYFTGFMSDSDLDKFQTIADCAVFPSLYEPFGIVALESFAARVPVVVSNAGGLPEVVRHTKTGIVTNTNNPESLAWGMLEVLKNPRYACWLVDNAYQDLERRFNWAKLAQQTEAVYGRVLHERSQVLWQ; encoded by the coding sequence ATGTCAAAGATTGGTGAAGCCGACCTCATGAAGATTTTGGTACTGAGTTGGGAATTTCCGCCTCGGCTTGTAGGGGGGATTGCTCGGCACGTGGCAGAGTTATATCCTGAGTTGGTCAAACTGGGGCATGAAGTCCATTTGATCACTGTGGAATTTGGTCAGGCACCGCTTTATGAGGTGGTAGAGGGTATACACATTCATCGAGTACCTGTAGGGCATAGCCAAGATTTTTTCCACTGGATCGGTAACATGAATGAAAGCATGGGACGACATGGTGGCAAGTTACTTCAAGAAGAACAGCGATTTGATTTAATTCATGCCCATGATTGGCTAGTAGGAGATGCTGCGATCGCTCTCAAGCATACTTTCAAAATTCCCTTAGTTGCTACTATCCACGCTACTGAATTTGGTCGCCATAACGGTCTTCATTGTCATACTCAACACTACATCTGTAATAAAGAAAAGCAACTAGCTTACAATGCTTGGCGCGTTATTGTTTGTACCGACTATATGCGCCGAGAAGTAGAGCGAGTGCTAGAAAGTCCTTGGGATAAAATTGATGTAGTTTATAACGGCATCCGCCCAGAGAAAAAACAGCGTCATCAAGAATTTGACTATTGGAACTTCCGGCGGCGGTTTGCTACCGACGATGAGAAGATTGTTTACTATGTAGGTCGAATGACTTACGAAAAAGGTGTTTCAGTCTTAATTAATGCTGCCCCAAAAGTGCTTTGGGAAATGGGCGGTAAAGCTAAATTTGTCTTCATAGGTGGTGGAAATACCGATCATTGGAAGCGTCAAGCTTGGGATTTAGGCATTTGGGACAAATGCTACTTCACAGGTTTTATGTCTGATAGTGATTTAGATAAATTCCAAACAATTGCTGATTGTGCAGTATTTCCTAGCCTTTATGAACCATTTGGAATAGTTGCCCTAGAAAGCTTTGCAGCGCGTGTACCTGTAGTTGTATCTAATGCAGGTGGTTTACCAGAAGTAGTACGACATACTAAAACAGGTATTGTTACTAATACAAATAATCCAGAGTCACTTGCTTGGGGAATGTTAGAAGTATTAAAAAACCCCCGTTACGCTTGTTGGCTAGTGGATAATGCGTATCAAGATTTAGAACGCCGCTTTAATTGGGCGAAATTAGCCCAGCAAACCGAGGCGGTGTATGGTAGGGTGTTGCATGAGCGATCGCAAGTCCTTTGGCAGTAA
- a CDS encoding Tab2/Atab2 family RNA-binding protein: MKIWQVDFYRRPLKNQQPEVWWELVICDVYDGLRLRTRSFTYEVQCRQSEANVTWIVSQLQEAAGNAKHLPDIIQVFRPQSFNLIELAGKQLNIKVEATRHTYALKELLQDKAEYYSTNGENYNPLALDKPPPTPLPENLLGEQWRFATLPAGELVEAFAERPIPVIEMSESLLPINLGLASTIAVPGVIIYGGRQSMRLARWLEEAKPVSLNFIIGEPAGLVLEAGLVDRWVVATFEDQEVVKSAQMYEQRKQLSKGLHFLLVQPDDSGVTYSGFWLLKAEDL; this comes from the coding sequence ATGAAAATTTGGCAAGTTGATTTTTATCGTCGCCCTCTCAAAAATCAGCAACCAGAGGTATGGTGGGAATTGGTAATATGCGATGTCTACGACGGGCTACGCCTACGCACCCGCAGTTTTACTTATGAAGTACAATGCCGTCAATCAGAAGCTAATGTTACTTGGATAGTTTCCCAACTCCAAGAAGCTGCTGGAAATGCTAAACATTTACCAGATATTATCCAAGTATTTCGCCCACAATCTTTTAACTTAATCGAACTAGCTGGGAAACAATTAAATATTAAAGTAGAAGCAACCCGCCACACTTATGCCTTGAAAGAACTATTGCAAGACAAAGCAGAATATTACTCTACTAATGGCGAAAATTATAATCCTCTTGCCTTAGATAAACCACCTCCAACACCACTACCAGAAAATCTTTTAGGGGAACAATGGCGGTTTGCAACCTTACCCGCAGGTGAGCTAGTAGAAGCATTTGCAGAACGTCCAATTCCCGTTATAGAAATGTCAGAATCTTTATTACCAATTAACTTAGGTTTAGCATCAACTATTGCAGTTCCAGGTGTAATTATTTATGGTGGCAGACAATCAATGCGATTAGCGCGTTGGTTAGAAGAAGCAAAACCAGTATCTTTAAATTTTATAATTGGTGAACCCGCAGGATTAGTATTAGAAGCTGGGTTAGTAGATAGGTGGGTTGTCGCTACATTTGAAGACCAAGAAGTTGTGAAATCAGCACAAATGTATGAACAGCGCAAGCAGCTAAGTAAAGGGTTACACTTTTTGTTAGTACAGCCTGATGATTCGGGTGTAACTTATAGCGGATTTTGGTTGTTAAAAGCTGAGGATTTGTAG
- a CDS encoding DUF4277 domain-containing protein — protein sequence MQKAEIVSLEIDNSNVENPWLICAWEGIKAEDLNDDKLGRTMDKLYRVGLSELFLLIALDTIKRYQITTKYSHLDSTSLHLHGEYQADHPRKVTFRSKLGTFAVLCESKGVKSSKELLLDETAKPGLYLLPVD from the coding sequence TTGCAAAAAGCCGAAATTGTTTCATTAGAGATTGATAACTCTAATGTAGAAAATCCTTGGCTCATTTGCGCTTGGGAGGGAATTAAAGCAGAAGATTTAAATGATGATAAATTGGGCAGAACAATGGATAAATTGTATAGAGTTGGATTAAGTGAATTATTCTTATTGATTGCTTTAGATACCATTAAAAGATATCAAATAACGACTAAATATTCTCACTTAGATTCTACATCACTACATTTACATGGAGAATACCAAGCTGATCACCCTAGAAAGGTGACATTCAGAAGCAAGCTTGGTACTTTCGCTGTATTATGTGAAAGTAAAGGCGTTAAAAGTAGTAAAGAATTGCTACTTGATGAAACCGCAAAACCAGGATTATACTTGTTACCTGTAGATTAA
- a CDS encoding DUF2079 domain-containing protein — MLFIRQKEPALNLVIGSAIAFFLLALIFTLHRHFTFYSTYDQGIFNQVFWNGIHGRFFQSSLSSQLSTNVVHAGEVPEVYYHRLGQHFTPALLLWLPIYALFPSPATLTVLQVTLITAAGLVLYVLAKQYLEPPLAAMITVSYYCANAVIGPTLANFHDICQTPLFVFTLLLAMEKRWWWLFWLLAVLVLSVREDSGVELFGIGFYMIISKRYPRAGLAVCTLSFVYMIALTNLIMPLFSQDISQRFMIEQFGQYVDGKEASTLEIIWGIISNPLRLFIELVTPVFKTFKYLFAQWLPLAFIPAVAPASWMIAGFPLLKLFLGKAQSALSINIRYAMTVVPGLFYGAIIWWSYHPQLFKKLSFRRFWVICLSLSVLFTFISSPNRTFYFIFPDSYQPWVYVPLTTQWQRAKNIQSLLAQIPANASVSATTSPIPHLSSRREIIRLPALQVRNDQGQVNNVDYIIADLWQLQQYQVAFTNDRAQLKTIVPLIEKLSSNQEYGIIGFKNGVILMQKAVASDPGSLSAWQEFRKQLEPIFNISQI, encoded by the coding sequence ATGTTATTTATACGACAAAAAGAACCAGCACTGAACTTGGTAATAGGAAGTGCGATCGCATTTTTTTTATTAGCCTTAATCTTCACACTGCATCGGCACTTTACCTTTTACTCTACCTACGATCAAGGTATTTTTAATCAAGTATTTTGGAATGGTATTCACGGTAGATTCTTTCAAAGTTCCCTGTCTTCCCAGTTATCTACTAACGTCGTCCACGCTGGCGAAGTTCCAGAAGTTTATTATCACCGCTTAGGGCAACATTTTACCCCAGCTTTATTGCTTTGGCTACCAATTTATGCCTTATTTCCCTCACCAGCAACTCTCACAGTTTTACAAGTTACCTTAATTACTGCTGCGGGTTTAGTGCTGTACGTCTTAGCAAAACAGTATCTTGAACCACCCCTAGCAGCAATGATTACAGTTAGTTATTACTGTGCCAACGCTGTAATTGGCCCAACTTTAGCTAACTTTCACGATATTTGCCAAACTCCCCTATTTGTTTTTACTTTACTACTAGCAATGGAAAAACGCTGGTGGTGGCTATTTTGGCTACTAGCAGTTTTAGTTTTATCAGTCCGAGAAGATTCTGGGGTGGAATTATTTGGGATTGGGTTCTACATGATTATCAGTAAGCGTTATCCTCGCGCCGGATTAGCTGTATGTACGCTGAGTTTCGTTTATATGATTGCCCTGACCAACCTAATTATGCCGCTATTTTCCCAAGATATTTCTCAGAGATTTATGATCGAACAGTTTGGTCAATATGTTGACGGAAAAGAAGCCTCCACTTTAGAAATAATTTGGGGAATAATTAGTAATCCTTTGCGTTTATTCATAGAGCTAGTTACACCAGTTTTCAAAACATTTAAATATTTATTTGCTCAATGGCTACCATTAGCTTTTATACCAGCAGTTGCCCCCGCGTCATGGATGATTGCTGGTTTTCCTCTGCTGAAACTATTTTTGGGTAAAGCACAATCTGCTTTATCTATTAATATTCGCTATGCCATGACAGTAGTACCAGGTTTGTTTTATGGAGCCATTATCTGGTGGTCATACCATCCCCAATTATTTAAAAAGTTATCATTTCGGCGCTTTTGGGTTATTTGCCTGAGTCTTTCGGTGTTATTTACCTTTATTTCCAGCCCAAATCGCACATTTTATTTTATCTTTCCAGATTCATATCAACCCTGGGTCTACGTTCCTTTAACTACACAATGGCAACGTGCAAAGAATATTCAATCCTTATTAGCGCAAATTCCGGCAAATGCCAGTGTTTCTGCGACGACTTCTCCAATTCCTCATCTTTCCAGTCGTCGGGAAATTATTCGCCTACCTGCGTTGCAAGTGCGTAACGATCAAGGACAAGTTAATAATGTAGACTATATCATTGCTGATCTCTGGCAGTTACAGCAGTATCAAGTAGCATTCACCAATGATCGAGCGCAATTAAAGACTATAGTACCCCTAATTGAAAAACTCAGCAGTAATCAAGAATACGGCATCATTGGCTTTAAAAATGGTGTGATCCTGATGCAAAAAGCAGTAGCTTCTGATCCTGGTTCCCTGTCAGCTTGGCAAGAGTTTCGTAAACAGTTAGAGCCAATATTTAACATCAGTCAAATTTAA